In Cryptococcus neoformans var. neoformans JEC21 chromosome 5 sequence, one genomic interval encodes:
- a CDS encoding importin beta-2 subunit, putative, with the protein MAWQPSEQGLQEVLGMLRDTSSVDSEVQRNVAQRLEQLRFVPDFLAYLAHVLIHCTGEQDSHRAVAGLLLKNSLNQRSGPTTNENDARAMAYVKNTVLTGLADPDQIVRQTVGTVIMCLISNEDVGAWPEALDALTKGMGSTDPNVVEGSFNTLQKICEDAPHKLDFQVQGRDLLDHLVPQFIEFTNHNVNKVRLYALQILQSLLSIGIAAVTANIDNYIRALFNKASDPSPDIRKSVCASLGLILGSRPDKLVPEMGNVVDYIVFCTQDDDETVALEASEFWLTFAEDASLKDQLRPYLPKVAPLLLNKMVYSDYDIAVLDMDEYDEDVADKETDIKPRNYSSKVHAAHESNDPSSSKGAGFSREAADRAFEEDDEEEDEEDDDFFDDEDGTGEWNIRKCSAATLDVLAVSFGAELLEILLPHLRDKIFDAEWQQRESGVLALGAIAEGCIAGLEPHLPQLVPFLLRSLEDKKALVRSITCWSLGRYASWIVQVNPEDKTQYFIPTMEGLLRMVLDHNKRVQEAGCSAFATLEEEAGTEMAPFLEPVLRNLTYAFSKYQQKNLLILYDAIGTLADSVGDALGQPGYLEILMPPLIDRWQRLGDNDPDLVPLLECLSSVSIAASQSFTTYTPPVYQRCLNIIHTTLQQYSAFEQDPDNVDEPDRTFIVVALDLLSGLVQGMGEAIHPLILEGQPPLLHLLALCLTHYEPPVRQSAHALLGDMAISCFPILKPVVPQILPSVIEQIVVEPPADCISVCNNAAWAVGEVALQFNNDSAALEPFMPALVQRLIPILLSSKSPKSLSENAAVTIGRLGLVCPALVAPELPNFAQAWCTALWEIKDNDEKDSAFRGLCMMISANPEGIQSSFVWFCNAICKWQHPSAQLDEMFRTILQGFKNGLGAQWDAQMSNFPPVIRQRLAERYGV; encoded by the exons ATGGCCTGGCAGCCGTCAGAACAGGGGCTCCAAGAGGTCCTTGGTATGCTCAGAGATACCTCGAGCGTCGACTCAGAGGTACAGAGAAATGTCGCCCAGCGTCTCGAACAACTTCGTTTCGTCCCCGACTTCCTTGCATATCTTGCCCACGTCCTCATCCACTGCACAGGCGAACAAGACTCTCATCGAGCAGTCGCCGGTCTTTTGCTCAAAAACTCTCTCAATCAGCGTTCAGGACCCACAACAAACGAGAACGATGCCCGAGCAATGGCCTATGTCAAGAATACAGTCTTGACTGGCTTGGCGGACCCCGATCAGATTGTGAGACAAACAGTTGGAACGGTCATCATGTGCTTGATCTCCAATGAGGATGTTGGAGCTTGGCCAGAAGCGTTGGATGCTTTAACAAAGGGAATGGGGTCGACGGACCCTAACGTCGTCGAG GGCTCCTTTAACACATTACAAAAAATTTGTGAAGATGCCCCTCATAAGCTCGACTTCCAGGTGCAAGGCCGGGACCTCCTCGACCATCTTGTTCCCCAGTTTATCGAATTCACCAACCACAATGTGAACAAAGTCCGTCTTTACGccctccaaatcctccaatctcttctctccatcgGTATCGCCGCTGTCACCGCGAACATCGATAACTATATCCGTGCTTTGTTCAACAAGGCGTCAGATCCCTCGCCCGATATCCGGAAAAGCGTCTGTGCCTCTCTTGGCTTGATCCTTGGCTCTAGACCGGACAAGTTGGTGCCAGAAATGGGCAATGTAGTCGACTATATCGTGTTCTGCACTCAGGACGATGACGAGACTGTTGCCCTCGAAGCCTCCGAGTTTTGGTTGACTTTTGCTGAGGACGCTTCACTCAAGGACCAGCTCCGTCCTTATCTTCCCAAGGTCGCCCCACTTTTGCTCAACAAGATGGTTTATTCTGACTACGACATCGCTGTACTTGACATGGACGAatatgatgaggatgttgccGACAAGGAGACCGATATAAAGCCCCGTAACTACTCTTCCAAGGTCCATGCCGCGCACGAGAGCAACGACCCTTCCTCGTCCAAGGGGGCTGGGTTTTCTCGTGAAGCTGCTGATCGAGCGTTtgaggaggacgatgaggaagaggacgaagaagatgacgatttctttgacgatgaagatgggaCGGGCGAGTGGAATATTCGAAAATGTTCTGCGGCGACGCTGGATGTGTTGGCTGTATCTTTTGGAGCAGAGTTGTTAGAGATTTTGTTACCTCATTTGAGAGACAAGATCTTTGACGCCGAATGGCAACAACGAGAGAGTGGTGTTTTGGCACTTGGTGCTATTGCCGAGG GCTGTATCGCCGGCCTTGAGCCCCATCTTCCGCAACTTgtccccttcctcctcaggTCTCTCGAAGACAAGAAGGCCCTGGTGCGATCGATCACTTGTTGGTCTCTTGGTCGTTACGCCAGCTGGATCGTCCAAGTCAACCCCGAGGACAAGACTCAATATTTCATCCCGACTATGGAAGGTCTCCTCCGCATGGTGCTTGACCACAATAAACGTGTACAGGAAGCGGGATGTTCTGCCTTTGCCACTCTCGAGGAAGAGGCCGGGACTGAAATGGCGCCCTTCTTGGAGCCGGTTTTGCGAAACTTGACATACGCGTTCTCCAAGTACCAGCAAAAGAACTTATTGATCTTGTATGATGCCATCGGTACGCTTGCCGACTCTGTCGGGGATGCGCTCGGCCAGCCAGGTTATCTTGAAATCCTGATGCCTCCTCTGATCGATCGATGGCAAAGATTAGGAGACAATGACCCTGATTTggttcctcttctcgag TGCTTGTCCTCTGTGTCAATTGCTGCCTCTCAAAGCTTTACTACTTATACACCCCCTGTCTACCAGCGATgcctcaacatcatccacaCCACTCTTCAGCAGTACTCTGCCTTCGAGCAAGATCCTGACAATGTCGATGAGCCCGACAGGACTTTTATCGTCGTCGCTCTCGACTTGTTGTCTGGTTTGGTGCAGGGTATGGGAGAAGCGATTCATCCGTTGATCTTGGAGGGCCAGCCGCCATTGTTGCACTTGTTGGCCCTCTGCTTGACA CACTACGAACCCCCCGTCAGACAATCCGCTCACGCTCTTCTCGGTGACATGGCCATCTCGTgcttccccatcctcaaACCCGTTGTCCCCCAgatccttccttctgtCATCGAGCAAATTGTCGTCGAGCCTCCTGCTGACTGCATCAGTGTGTGCAACAATGCCGCCTGGGCTGTGGGTGAAGTTGCTCTTCAATTCAACAACGACTCTGCTGCCCTTGAGCCGTTTATGCCTGCTTTGGTCCAGAGGCTTATCCCTATTCTTTTGAGCTCAAAATCACCAAAGAGTTTGAGCGAGAATGCAGCTGTGACAATCGGTCGGTTGGGTCTTGTTTGCCCCGCGCTTGTGGCCCCTGAGCTGCCCAACTTTGCTCAGGCTTGGTGTACGGCTTTGTGGGAGATTAAGGATAATGATGAGAAGGACTCGGCGTTCAGAGGATTGTGTATGATGATCAGCGCCAACCCTGAGGGTATTCAGAGT AGTTTTGTATGGTTCTGTAACGCCATCTGCAAATGGCAACATCCCTCCGCTCAACTCGATGAGATGTTCCGAACA ATTTTGCAAGGGTTCAAGAATGGTCTTGGTGCGCAATGGGACGCCCAAATGTCCAACTTCCCTCCCGTCATCAGACAGCGTCTCGCTGAGCGTTACGGCGTCTAA
- a CDS encoding choline transporter, putative: protein MSDPNSAQSYPLKGPYSQQAVTESIQREQVGLGPYPSRPQGGHVTREGEEEVVDPHKNFHLMSLVGLAYAILNSWTAMATSLSVALPSGGPSAVIWGIVPSFIGNLSMAASMAEICHVYPTAGGQYHWSAILSPAKMAPAVSWVCGWFAASGWVALAATAGSLAGQLITGVIGLMHPNYDPERWHIFLIYTAYTLGACFLNIFGLRLLPMINQTAIFWSLTGAVIIIIVCLSCASPNFQDGDFVFREFINTTGWPDGVAWILGLLQSSFGLTGYDAVSHMVEEMPLPHINAPKTMILAVCIGASSSFVFLICLLFSISDVDSVNSSAAGALLESMYQATNSKAGAVCLQIFPIIAMVFTAQGLMTASSRMVYAFARDGGLPFSRVFAIMNSNGVPIPAVLFTTVLVIIFGCIYLGSSAALNAILSSSVVFLNISYSIPIFLVLIRGRSILRPPSLPEPTFTLGPILGPICNVVGLCFTALTTVFFLFPPELPVTGTNMNYAVVVLGIIFIISVITWIVDGRKNFIGPRDLGALLELARSEVDATKVNVHHHGHSHPNEHQSSVQEKGSVTKDVDSL from the exons ATGTCGGATCCAAATTCGGCCCAGTCATACCCTCTGAAGGGCCCCTACTCCCAACAGGCAGTTACCGAGTCTATCCAAAGAGAACAGGTTGGTTTGGGACCTTACCCTTCTCGTCCCCAGGGCGGCCATGTCAcaagagaaggtgaagaggaggtggtggacCCTCACAAAAATTTCCACCTTATGAGTTTGG TTGGTTTGGCCTATGCCATTCTCAATTCATGGACTGCCATGGCTACCTCTCTTTCCGTCGCTTTACCATCTGGTGGTCCCTCTGCCGTCATTTGGGGTATcgttccttctttcattGGTAATCTTTCCATGGCCGCTAGTATGGCTGAAATTTGTCACGTTTACCCCACTGCTGGTGGTCAGTACCACTGGTCTGCAATTCTGTCTCCTGCCAAGATGGCTCCT GCCGTCTCATGGGTTTGTGGTTGGTTCGCTGCTTCAGGTTGGGTCGCTCTTGCGGCTACTGCCGGTTCTTTGGCTGGTCAGCTTATCACTGGTGTCATTGGCCTCATGCACCCCAACTACGATCCTGAACGGTGGCACattttcctcatctacaCTGCCTACACCCTTGGTGCCTGTTTCCTCAACATTTTCGGCTTAAGGCTGTTGCCCATGATCAATCAGACTGCCATTTTCTG GTCCTTGACTGGTGCTGTTATTATCATCATTGTCTGTCTTTCTTGCGCTTCTCCCAACTTTCAAGACGGGGACTTTGTCTTCCGCGAATTCATCAACACCACTGGATGGCCTGATGGTGTTGCTTGGATCCTTGGCCTTTTGCAGA GTTCTTTTGGTCTTACTGGTTATGATGCCGTCTCTCACATGGTCGAAGAGATGCCTTTACCTCACATTAACGCCCCTAAGACTATGATTCTCGCCGTCTGCATTGGTGCTTCAAGCTCTTTCGTCTTCCTAATCTGTCTTCtgttctccatctctgATGTGGACTCTGTCAACTCTTCTGCCGCTGGTGCTTTGCTCGAATCCATGTACCAGGCTACCAATTCCAAGGCTGGTGCCGTCTGCTTGCAGATATTCCCCATCATTGCTATGGTCTTCACCGCCCAAGGCCTTATGACTGCCTCCTCTCGAATGGTTTACGCCTTTGCTCGTGATGGTggtcttcctttctcccgaGTTTTCGCTATCATGAACAGCAACGGTGTGCCGATCCCCGCTGTTCTTTTCACCAccgtcctcgtcatcattttcGGTTGTATCTACCTTGGTTCTAGTGCGGCTTTGAACGCCATTTTGTCGAGCTCTGTCGTCTTTTTGAACATCTCTTACTCTATCCCTA TTTTCCTTGTTCTCATCCGTGGACGAAGCATCCTCCGgcctccttccctccctgaGCCCACATTCACTTTGGGCCCTATCCTCGGTCCGATCTGCAATGTC GTTGGTCTTTGCTTCACTGCGCTCACCACcgttttcttccttttccctcctgAGCTTCCTGTGACCGGGACTAACATGAATTACGCCGTTGTCGTTTTGGGTATCATCT TTATCATCTCTGTCATCACGTGGATCGTCGACGGCCGCAAGAACTTCATTGGCCCCCGTGATCTCGGTGCCCTGCTCGAACTTGCCCGTTCCGAGGTTGACGCCACCAAGGTCAACGTTCACCACCACGGACATAGCCATCCCAACGAACACCAGTCTAGTGTCCAGGAGAAGGGCTCCGTTACCAAAGATGTTGATTCCTTGTAG
- a CDS encoding transporter, putative — MSSNHTAIPSNGTQGSASVIPSFPPTSSNQSSFKTPLNPNIPQDIAVIMELVANNEVVGALPPVDMSAAEKRKQVEENLKNKEHGGKESSTDSDSSSEFESSSEEESEGEKAVDKKPMTAEEHQNLKAQLDAFIGENNGDPNVEFEYDSDPESDDSEDYNFSLDKMGFEFMEDDEDIGPADPGPVLSRNEVPLPAVQPPPISKLPEGERLSLAGDVVSWMPEKKLEAWLEKKAGEMEDGEKKSAVDVEKKTDEGPLSGVEESEAKEVEKELAIDPQPESVDDSTATGVAVKQQTTKKYAEAGTEQVTSVTGGPTKKISKAEPTFTSAGTVVVRAMQSRPGDFDDGWLEEGSILCWEDGRVLGTVYETFGPLTSPFYTVRLPPPPFPYPTPGSLATGTRLFYPFNPSYRSFVNMIAVRDPRYKGTDASNIYDEEVPEEEMEWSDDEAEAAAKRERKQKKKGNKQSSVAGTPRGGRTSLPSRQHWDHQPNDETMSETGSLYGGGDDNRWEAGSDTGSTASGRGRPMPVSYGDLDDLSSQSTGGRGGGGRGGGRGRGNQGRDRGRGRGGRSSYPLPPRPMQDQPYSNQWQPQQPFMPAYPAYGQSYPQTVPSYPQQPQNASAQHAPYEPHQPYAGMGATAHTYTPQGQQGVPGMYSPQPQQQQGMYSPYPQEPYGGTIPMYPTQPQQQGGVAINPRFAAQYQMMMGMAQMQARQQGGQGTPYGYGQQQEQQNHQGQEQGQEQPKY; from the exons ATGTCCAGTAACCACACCGCGATCCCTTCCAATGGGACCCAAGGCTCAGCCTCAGTTATACCCTCATTCCCCCCGACATCTTCCAACCAGTCCTCTTTCAAAACTCCCCTCAACCCCAACATTCCCCAGGATATTGCCGTGATCATGGAGCTGGTCGCCAACAACGAAGTCGTCGGCGCTCTTCCACCAGTCGATATGTCGGCTGCTGAGAAGCGTAAGCAGGTTGAAGAGAActtgaagaacaaggaGCACGGGGGGAAAGAGAGCTCTACCGATTCAGACTCATCCAGCGAATTCGAGTCTAGTAGCGAAGAGGAATCTGAGGGCGAAAAAGCGGTGGATAAAAAGCCAATGACCGCCGAAGAACATCAAAACCTCAAAGCGCAACTGGATGCTTTTATCGGTGAAAATAACGGAGACCCTAATGTGGAGTTCGAGTACGATTCTGATCCCGAATCGGATGACTCTGAGGACTACAACTTCAGTCTCGACAAAATGGGATTTGAATTcatggaagatgatgaagatatTGGTCCTGCTGATCCTGGACCCGTTCTTTCGCGCAACGAGGTGCCATTACCTGCTGTTCAGCCGCCTCCTATTTCCAAGCTTCCTGAAGGCGAGAGGCTCAGCTTGGCAGGTGATGTTGTGAGTTGGATGCccgagaagaagttggagGCATggttggaaaagaaagccggcgagatggaagatggtgaaaaAAAGAGCGCTGTAGATGTCGAGAAAAAGACAGATGAGGGTCCGTTGTCTGGCGTCGAGGAAAGTGAGGCAAAGGAGGTCGAAAAGGAGTTGGCGATTGATCCTCAGCCGGAGTCTGTTGATGATTCAACAGCGACCGGTGTGGCTGTCAAGCAGCAGACAACCAAAAAATATGCGGAAGCTGGGACTGAACAGGTTACTTCTGTCACTGGGGGGCCGACAAAGAAAATTTCGAAGGCAGAACCAACGTTCACTTCTGCTGGTACTGTTGTGGTTCGCGCGATGCAATCGCGCCCAGGAGACTTCGACGATGGCTGGCTTGAGGAGGGAAGTATTTTATGTTGGGAAGATGGTCGTGTCTTGGGCACC GTCTACGAGACTTTTGGCCCATTAACATCTCCCTTTTATACTGTTCGactccctcctccacctttccCATACCCTACGCCTGGATCCCTTGCTACCGGTACACGTCTCTTTTATCCCTTCAACCCGTCCTATCGATCATTTGTCAACATGATTGCTGTTCGAGATCCTCGTTACAAGGGTACAGACGCATCCAATATTTACGACGAAGAAGTAcccgaggaagaaatggagtggtccgatgatgaagcagaggcAGCTGCTAAGCGGGAGAGAAaacagaagaaaaaaggcaaCAAGCAGTCAAGCGTTGCTGGAACCCCTCGGGGCGGTCGTACATCCTTGCCCTCTCGCCAACACTGGGATCATCAACCTAATGACGAGACAATGTCTGAAACAGGAAGCTTGTACGGTGGCGGGGATGATAATCGATGGGAGGCTGGATCAGACACCGGTTCGACTGCCAGCGGGCGTGGGAGGCCAATGCCAGTGTCTTACGGTGACCTGGACGATTTATCTTCTCAATCTAcagggggaagaggtggcGGTGGCAGAGGAGGTGGTCGAGGGAGGGGAAACCAAGGCAGGGATAGGGGACGTGGCCGAGGGGGACGCTCATCGTACCCTCTGCCCCCTCGACCAATGCAGGACCAACCATATTCTAATCAATGGCAGCCCCAGCAACCGTTCATGCCTGCCTACCCTGCTTATGGTCAGTCTTACCCCCAGACGGTGCCATCCTATCCTCAGCAACCTCAAAATGCTTCTGCTCAGCATGCACCATACGAGCCTCATCAGCCCTATGCAGGCATGGGGGCAACTGCGCATACGTACACTCCTCAGGGCCAACAAGGCGTCCCAGGGATGTACTCTCCTCAGcctcaacaacagcaggGAATGTATTCCCCGTATCCTCAAGAACCGTATGGTGGGACCATTCCCATGTACCCTACGCAGCCTCAACAGCAGGGCGGCGTTGCGATCAACCCTCGATTCGCCGCCCAGtatcagatgatgatggggatggCGCAGATGCAGGCACGACAGCAAGGAGGGCAGGGAACGCCATATGGGTATgggcagcagcaggagcagcagaATCATCAAGGACAAGAGCAGGGGCAGGAGCAACCCAAATATTAG